The following are encoded in a window of Scophthalmus maximus strain ysfricsl-2021 chromosome 6, ASM2237912v1, whole genome shotgun sequence genomic DNA:
- the pfdn5 gene encoding prefoldin subunit 5 — MAVNLADLSLPQLEGLKTQLDQEIEFLTSSIGQLKVVQTKYVEAKDSLNVLNKNNKGKELLVPLTSSMYVPGTLNDVENVLVDVGTGYYVEKKVEDSKGFFKRKIEFLTKQIEKIQPALQEKHAMKQAVIEVMNVKIQQLQQSQQSSQMVGPTKA; from the exons ATGGCGGTGAACCTCGCAGACCTCTCCCTGCCCCAGTTGGAGGGACTAAAGACCCAACTAGACCAG GAGATTGAGTTCTTGACGTCTTCAATAGGTCAGCTCAAGGTTGTCCAGACCAAGTATGTTGAGGCAAAAGATAGTTTGAATGtgctgaacaaaaacaataaag GAAAAGAATTGCTGGTGCCTCTCACCAGTTCT ATGTATGTACCCGGAACATTAAATGACGTGGAGAATGTCTTAGTGGATGTGGGGACAGGATATTATGTTGAAAAG aAGGTGGAAGATTCAAAGGGATTCTTCAAGCGCAAAATAGAGTTCCTCACAAAGCAGATAGAGAAAATTCAGCCTGCCCTTCAGGAAAAGCACGCAATGAAACAAG CTGTGATCGAGGTGATGAACGTGAAGATCCAGCAACTACAACAGAGCCAGCAGTCATCACAGATGGTTGGACCCACCAAGGCTTAA